TTGTCCGCACCGCAGAAAAATCTTTTTTCGACATTACCACATCTATTGGATTGTTGCTCTTATTATATGGCTTATTCATTGCCGGTTCTCTATCTAAAGTTCATACAATACCATTGTATGGGCTAAATAATCATGTAGACAACGTTTTTTCTTTCCAAATATCAATAAATAATTAATTAAACATATGTAATTTAAAAGAGTTATGTGCAAAAAATAGTAATTTAGATAATCAATAAGAAATACAACACAGACAAATAAAATGTGCCTTATTATGAAAACGTTAAAAAGTGATGGAATCTTGTTTTGTGTTGTAACGATGCGTATCCTTAAGATTTTTTCCCCTATTGTTTGTCCTTTAATTAAAAATTTATAATTACAAAGAAAATATATAAAAAATGCGCTAATAGCTAAATACAATCTTT
This genomic stretch from Cloacibacillus sp. harbors:
- a CDS encoding RDD family protein gives rise to the protein MYGNGIKMKNQVISNIDKIKSVDAVPRDKLASRSRRFIAASIDILIYVVIFLTLNKVLFGNNLVSAYSLERLYLAISAFFIYFLCNYKFLIKGQTIGEKILRIRIVTTQNKIPSLFNVFIIRHILFVCVVFLIDYLNYYFLHITLLNYICLINYLLIFGKKKRCLHDYLAHTMVLYEL